The Streptococcus sp. DTU_2020_1001019_1_SI_AUS_MUR_006 sequence TTCTTATGCTTTGATTCAGGAAACAGTTGCTTTGGTGGAGAAATACATGACTGATCAAGGAATTGAACTACAGCCTTTTTCCATAGACATTCGTGGGAAAATGGAGCGTGAGGGCAAGAAATTCGGCCTGGGTTCTAGTGGCAGTGTGGTTGTTTTGGTCATCAAGGCCATGCTTGCTTTCTATGAAAGAGCCGCTGAAAGAGAACTCTTGTTTAAACTGGCTAGTGCAGTTCTTCTCAAACGTGGAGATAATGGCTCTATGGGTGACATTGCTTGTATCGTTTCAGAAGATTTAGTACTCTATCAGTCGTTTAATAGAGAAACAGTTGCACAATGGCTAGAAAAGGAAGACTTGAAAACTGTATTGGCACGTGATTGGGGCTTTTCTATTTCTAGTGTTGAACCAGCTTTGAAATTTGATTTTCTGGTTGGTTGGACCAAGGAAGTGGCTGTATCTAGTCACATGGTCAAGCAAATCAAGAATCATATGGATGCTAGCTTTTTGCAGGCTTCAAAAGAAACTGTAGCTAACTTGGTAAAGGCTTTGCAGGTAGGTCAAGAAGAAACCATTATTGACTTGCTGGAACAAGCCAGCCAACTTTTAGAAGGCTTGAGTTCAGATATTTACACACCTTCGCTCAGACAATTAAAAGATGCCAGTCGAGACTTAAAAGCTGTTGCAAAAAGTAGTGGTGCTGGTGGTGGAGATTGTGGAATTGCCCTCGGTTTTGACCAAGATTCGACCACATTACTGAAAAAACGCTGGGCTGATCTAGGAATTGAACTCTTATATCAAGAAAGGATGGGACATGACGAAAAATCGGAAGGATGAACACATCCGCTATGCCCTTGAACAAAAAAGTACTTATAATAGTTTTGATGAAGTTGAACTGATTCATTCTTCACTACCCTTATATGACATAGATGAGATTGATCTTTCGACAGAATTTGCAGGGCGCAAATGGGACTATCCTTTTTATATAAATGCCATGACAGGTGGTAGTGACAAGGGCAGAGAAATCAATCAAAAGTTGGCTCAGGTGGCTGAGGCCTGTGGAATTTTATTTGTGACGGGTTCTTACAGTGCGGCACTTAAGGATCCATCGGATGACTCTTTTTCAGTCAAAACTAGTTACCCTGACCTCCTTCTTGGAACCAACATTGGCTTAGACAAACCAGTTGAATTGGGTCTACAAACAGTAAAAGAGATGAATCCCCTTCTCTTGCAAGTTCATGTTAATGTCATGCAGGAACTACTCATGCCAGAAGGTGAACGTCAATTTAGATTGTGGCAAAGCAATCTGGCAGACTATGCTGAGCAAATTTCCGTGCCACTTGTTTTAAAAGAAGTCGGCTTTGGCATGGATGTGAAAACCATTGCTAAGGCTTATGAGATTGGAATACGAACCGTTGATTTGTCTGGGCGTGGGGGAACCAGCTTTGCCTATATCGAAAACCGTCGCAGTGGTCAACGGGACTACCTCAATGATTGGGGGCAATCGACCATGCAAACCCTTCTAAATGCCCAAGACTGGAAAGATAAGATGGAGCTTCTGGTAAGCGGAGGTGTTCGCAATCCACTAGACATCATCAAATGCTTGGTCTTTGGAGCCAAGGCGGTTGGACTCTCACGCACCATGTTAGAGTTAGTTGAAAACTACCCAGTGGATGTCGTTATTTCTATTGTTGAAGGCTGGAAGGAAGAACTACGTCTGATTATGTGTGCCCTTAATTGTGCAAGGATTAAGGATTTGCAGCAGGTCGACTATCTCCTGTATGGAAAATTAAAAGAAGCAAAAGATCAACTATAAGGAGGTCGGGATTTTGGTCCCGGTCTTTTTATCATTCCTCAGACTGATGTGACTTTTTGGTTTTGTGATACAATAAAATAGAGAGGACGGTTACATGCGAAAATTTCAAATTTTTCTATTTATTGAAGCTTGTTTATTAACAGGAGCTCTGATTATGATGGTATCAGAGCATTTTTCCCGTTTTCTGCTGATATTGCTCTTGTTTTTACTGCTGATTCGATACTATACTGGTAGACAGGGTAATAACCTCATATTAGTGGCAGTGAGCATCCTATTTTTCTTTATCATCATGCTCAATCCCTTTGTCATTATGGCTATCTTTGTGGCCTTGATATACAGCCTGTTCCTGCTTTATCCTATGATGAACCAGGAAAGAGAAGACACCAATCTGTTTTTTGAAGAAGTTGTGACGGTAAAGAGAGAGAAAAATCGCTGGTTTGGGAATCTCCACCACTTTTCAAGCTACCAGACTTGTAGTTTTGATGATATCAATCTTTTTCGTCTTATGGGGAAGGATACCATTCATCTAGAGCACGTGATTTTGAGCAATCATGATAATGTCATCATCTTGAGAAAACTAGTCGGTACGACTAGAATTATTGTACCAGTAGATGTAGAAGTCAGTCTCAGTGTTAATTCTCTGTACGGAGATTTAACCTTTTTTGACCAGCCTAAACGTGCTCTACGCAATGAGCAATTCCATCAAGAAACCAGGGATTATCTCAAAAGTCCAAAGAGTGTTAAGATTCTTTTGACAACTATGGTTGGAGATGTTGAGGTGGTGAGAGGATGAAAAAGCAACCCTATATTTTAATCGGTCTCACCTCATTTCTCTTTGTTGTCTTTCTCTTTCGAAGCATTTTTAAGGTTCTGGATTTAGAGTGGACTTCTCTCTTTCAAGATTTAGAAAAGACAGAAAAAGTCCTATTTTTGGCTTTAATGTTTAGTCTTGCCCTAGCCTTTTTATTAGTCCTATTCTGGACAATTGTTGATGAAATTTCAAAAAGAAGAATCCAAGCAAATCTCAAACGTCTGCTAGCTGGCAAAGAGATTGAAAGTCTGGGAGATGCTGACTTAGACGCAAGTTTTAGAAACTTGTCAGGAAAACTCGGTTTGTTAACAGAAGCTATTCAAAAAGCAGACAATCAGGCCTTGGTCAAAGAAGAAGTGATTATTGAAAAGGAACGCAAACGAATCGCGCGTGACTTGCATGATACAGTCAGTCAAGAAATTTTTGCTGCCCATATGATTTTATCAGGACTCAGTCAACAAGCTTCCAGATTAGACAAAGAG is a genomic window containing:
- a CDS encoding phosphomevalonate kinase; amino-acid sequence: MTIVKTCGKLYWAGEYAILEPGQLALIKAIPIYMTAEIKASNDYRLYSDMFSYSVDLRPDSSYALIQETVALVEKYMTDQGIELQPFSIDIRGKMEREGKKFGLGSSGSVVVLVIKAMLAFYERAAERELLFKLASAVLLKRGDNGSMGDIACIVSEDLVLYQSFNRETVAQWLEKEDLKTVLARDWGFSISSVEPALKFDFLVGWTKEVAVSSHMVKQIKNHMDASFLQASKETVANLVKALQVGQEETIIDLLEQASQLLEGLSSDIYTPSLRQLKDASRDLKAVAKSSGAGGGDCGIALGFDQDSTTLLKKRWADLGIELLYQERMGHDEKSEG
- the fni gene encoding type 2 isopentenyl-diphosphate Delta-isomerase — its product is MTKNRKDEHIRYALEQKSTYNSFDEVELIHSSLPLYDIDEIDLSTEFAGRKWDYPFYINAMTGGSDKGREINQKLAQVAEACGILFVTGSYSAALKDPSDDSFSVKTSYPDLLLGTNIGLDKPVELGLQTVKEMNPLLLQVHVNVMQELLMPEGERQFRLWQSNLADYAEQISVPLVLKEVGFGMDVKTIAKAYEIGIRTVDLSGRGGTSFAYIENRRSGQRDYLNDWGQSTMQTLLNAQDWKDKMELLVSGGVRNPLDIIKCLVFGAKAVGLSRTMLELVENYPVDVVISIVEGWKEELRLIMCALNCARIKDLQQVDYLLYGKLKEAKDQL
- the liaF gene encoding cell wall-active antibiotics response protein LiaF — translated: MRKFQIFLFIEACLLTGALIMMVSEHFSRFLLILLLFLLLIRYYTGRQGNNLILVAVSILFFFIIMLNPFVIMAIFVALIYSLFLLYPMMNQEREDTNLFFEEVVTVKREKNRWFGNLHHFSSYQTCSFDDINLFRLMGKDTIHLEHVILSNHDNVIILRKLVGTTRIIVPVDVEVSLSVNSLYGDLTFFDQPKRALRNEQFHQETRDYLKSPKSVKILLTTMVGDVEVVRG
- a CDS encoding sensor histidine kinase; translated protein: MKKQPYILIGLTSFLFVVFLFRSIFKVLDLEWTSLFQDLEKTEKVLFLALMFSLALAFLLVLFWTIVDEISKRRIQANLKRLLAGKEIESLGDADLDASFRNLSGKLGLLTEAIQKADNQALVKEEVIIEKERKRIARDLHDTVSQEIFAAHMILSGLSQQASRLDKEKMQTQLQSVTAILETAQRDLRILLLHLRPIELEQKSLVEGIQLLLKELEEKSELKVSFKYQVYELPKKIEEHVFRIVQELISNTLRHAQASCLDVYLYQTETELQLKVADNGRGFQLDDVDELSYGLLNIKERVEDMAGTLQLLTAPKQGLAVDIRIPLLD